The Streptomyces sp. NBC_01689 genome includes a window with the following:
- a CDS encoding winged helix DNA-binding domain-containing protein codes for MWGRRRRETGGDGVGEQRRHIGGAERRARLALRHRLAGAWRAADPEEVAGSLVALHGTDPATVYLAVGARLAEAGRTVPELDRALYGDRTLVRMHGMRHTVFVLPTELAAVVHASTGLPIAAKARAGLVKDVTAGSDGRLTEAWLAEVEASALAALARRGQATVNELTGDEPRLREQFIYGAGRSYESAQTVSSRLMRVLGVEGRVVRGRPLGSWTSTQFRWAVAPPHPELPVAEAQRELLHRWLTACGPASEADLKWWTGWKVTEVRRALGAVGAEAVTLDGGGTGYVVAGDAGPVEGPGAPWAALLPGLDPTAMGWQERDWYLAPSLRPALFDRSGNVGPTVWWDGRVVGGWAQRGDGEVVWRLLDPEGVGREGVAAIAAEAERLRGWVGPARVTPRFRTPLERELAAP; via the coding sequence ATGTGGGGACGACGACGGCGAGAGACGGGCGGAGACGGCGTGGGCGAGCAGCGGCGGCACATCGGAGGGGCGGAGCGGCGGGCCCGGCTCGCGCTGCGGCACCGGCTGGCGGGGGCGTGGCGCGCGGCGGACCCCGAGGAGGTCGCCGGGTCGCTGGTCGCCCTGCACGGGACCGATCCGGCGACGGTGTATCTGGCCGTGGGCGCTCGCCTCGCCGAGGCGGGGCGGACGGTGCCGGAACTCGACCGGGCGCTGTACGGGGACCGGACCCTGGTGCGTATGCACGGCATGCGGCACACCGTGTTCGTCCTGCCCACCGAGCTGGCCGCCGTGGTGCACGCCTCGACCGGTCTGCCGATCGCGGCGAAGGCGCGGGCCGGGCTGGTCAAGGACGTGACGGCCGGCAGCGACGGACGGCTGACCGAGGCGTGGCTCGCGGAGGTCGAGGCGTCCGCGCTCGCCGCGCTGGCCCGGCGCGGGCAGGCGACGGTGAACGAACTCACCGGCGACGAACCGCGGTTGAGGGAGCAGTTCATTTACGGCGCGGGCCGGAGCTACGAGAGCGCGCAGACCGTGTCCTCGCGTCTGATGCGGGTGCTCGGCGTCGAGGGGCGGGTCGTACGGGGGCGTCCGCTCGGCTCCTGGACCTCGACGCAGTTCCGCTGGGCCGTCGCCCCGCCGCATCCCGAGCTGCCCGTCGCCGAGGCCCAGCGCGAGCTGCTGCACCGCTGGCTGACGGCGTGCGGCCCCGCCTCCGAGGCGGACCTCAAGTGGTGGACGGGCTGGAAGGTGACGGAGGTGCGACGGGCGCTGGGGGCGGTCGGGGCGGAGGCCGTGACGCTCGACGGCGGGGGGACGGGGTACGTCGTCGCGGGCGACGCCGGTCCGGTCGAGGGGCCCGGTGCGCCGTGGGCCGCGCTGTTGCCCGGCCTCGATCCGACGGCCATGGGATGGCAGGAGCGGGACTGGTATCTCGCGCCCTCGCTGCGGCCCGCGTTGTTCGACCGCAGCGGGAACGTCGGGCCGACGGTGTGGTGGGACGGGCGGGTGGTCGGAGGGTGGGCCCAGCGCGGGGACGGCGAGGTGGTGTGGCGTCTGCTGGACCCGGAGGGGGTGGGGCGGGAGGGGGTCGCGGCGATCGCGGCGGAGGCGGAACGTCTGCGGGGCTGGGTGGGCCCGGCCCGCGTCACCCCGCGGTTCCGGACCCCGCTGGAGCGCGAGCTGGCCGCGCCGTGA
- a CDS encoding DUF2252 domain-containing protein produces MPTTGATAAPAARAAHGRAARKRASRSSHGVWIPGADRPDPVAVLERQGRDRLPELLPIRYGRMTASPFAFLRGAAAVMAADLASQPHTGLTVQLCGDAHLLNFGLFASPERALHFDLNDFDETHPGPFEWDVKRLAASVAVAARENGYAETRVRRAAEAAAAGYRKGVRRLADRGELAVWYERVDADRLLPLVRSAGRRRRVESSLTRARRRTSLHALGKLTETVDGRRRIVRDPPLLEPAGASDMAALRKIFSDYRSTLAEERRLLLDRYRFVDAARKVVGVGSVGTRCFIVLLTGRDTDDPLFLQIKEATRSVLEEHLPGGPYVHPGHRVVAGQRLLQSASDIFLGWMTGPQGRAFYWRQLRDMKGSANVAGMSPDELVAYARLCGTALARAHARSGDRVAIAAYLGGAETFEYAVAEFALRYADQNARDHAALVSAVAAGVVTAAPGV; encoded by the coding sequence GTGCCCACGACCGGCGCCACAGCCGCCCCCGCCGCACGCGCCGCGCACGGCAGGGCGGCCCGCAAGCGCGCCTCCCGCTCCTCGCACGGAGTCTGGATCCCCGGGGCCGACCGCCCGGACCCCGTCGCCGTCCTGGAACGGCAGGGCAGGGACCGCCTGCCGGAACTGCTGCCGATCCGGTACGGGCGGATGACCGCCTCCCCGTTCGCGTTCCTGCGCGGAGCCGCCGCCGTGATGGCCGCCGACCTCGCCTCCCAGCCGCACACCGGCCTCACGGTCCAGCTGTGCGGGGACGCCCACCTCCTCAACTTCGGTCTCTTCGCCTCACCGGAACGCGCCCTGCACTTCGACCTGAACGACTTCGACGAGACCCATCCGGGCCCCTTCGAGTGGGACGTCAAACGGCTCGCGGCCAGCGTCGCGGTGGCCGCCCGCGAGAACGGGTACGCCGAGACCCGCGTGCGCCGCGCCGCCGAGGCCGCCGCCGCCGGCTACCGCAAGGGCGTACGGCGACTCGCCGACCGCGGCGAGCTGGCCGTCTGGTACGAACGCGTCGACGCCGACCGGCTGCTCCCGCTCGTCCGCTCCGCCGGACGGCGACGACGCGTCGAGTCGAGCCTGACCCGGGCCCGCCGCCGCACCAGCCTGCACGCGCTCGGCAAGCTCACCGAGACCGTCGACGGACGCCGCCGCATCGTCCGCGACCCCCCGCTGCTGGAACCGGCCGGTGCCTCCGACATGGCGGCCCTGCGCAAGATCTTCAGCGACTACCGTTCGACCCTCGCCGAGGAGCGCCGCCTCCTGCTGGACCGCTACCGCTTCGTGGACGCGGCCCGCAAGGTCGTCGGAGTCGGCAGCGTCGGCACCCGCTGCTTCATCGTGCTGCTCACCGGACGGGACACGGACGACCCGCTGTTCCTGCAGATCAAGGAGGCCACCCGTTCCGTTCTGGAGGAGCATCTGCCCGGCGGCCCGTACGTCCATCCCGGCCACCGGGTCGTCGCCGGACAGCGGTTGCTGCAGTCGGCGAGCGACATCTTCCTCGGCTGGATGACCGGGCCGCAGGGCCGCGCCTTCTACTGGCGGCAGCTGCGGGACATGAAGGGCTCCGCGAACGTCGCCGGCATGAGCCCGGACGAGCTGGTGGCCTACGCGCGGCTGTGCGGCACCGCGCTGGCCCGCGCGCACGCGCGCTCCGGCGACCGGGTCGCCATCGCCGCGTATCTCGGCGGAGCGGAGACCTTCGAGTACGCCGTCGCCGAGTTCGCCCTGCGGTACGCGGACCAGAACGCCAGGGACCACGCGGCACTGGTCTCCGCGGTGGCGGCCGGAGTGGTCACGGCGGCCCCCGGGGTCTGA
- the pspAB gene encoding PspA-associated protein PspAB, whose amino-acid sequence MGFLDILLGRTKAVAPDLDRLFGLPSAAVTLQAAAGFTPTGTGAVCFASVEGAAFADANREVRELLEADTARAESAPSGEPGAGPPVEVTRDEYGYSWLVSRRAPDDLPALVSDLHAVNSTLEGSGFGPQLLCSVVAFEETGDPGQAGRRLGLVYLYKRGTFYPFAPSPDAGGRRDNALELRIKAALADDLRIEQDLGRWFPVWGAPGL is encoded by the coding sequence ATGGGGTTCCTGGACATCCTGCTCGGGCGCACCAAGGCCGTCGCACCCGACCTCGACCGGCTCTTCGGGCTGCCGTCGGCCGCCGTGACCCTGCAGGCCGCCGCCGGGTTCACGCCGACCGGGACGGGCGCGGTGTGTTTCGCCTCCGTCGAGGGCGCGGCCTTCGCCGACGCCAACCGCGAGGTACGGGAACTGCTGGAGGCGGACACCGCCCGCGCGGAGTCCGCGCCGTCCGGGGAGCCGGGCGCGGGTCCCCCGGTGGAGGTGACGCGGGACGAGTACGGGTACTCGTGGCTGGTCTCACGGCGTGCCCCGGACGACCTGCCCGCGCTGGTGAGTGATCTGCACGCGGTCAACAGCACCCTGGAGGGCAGCGGCTTCGGGCCTCAACTGCTGTGCTCGGTGGTCGCGTTCGAGGAGACCGGGGATCCCGGACAAGCCGGACGGCGGCTCGGGCTCGTCTACCTCTACAAGCGCGGCACCTTCTACCCCTTCGCGCCGTCCCCGGACGCCGGCGGGCGGCGCGACAACGCGCTCGAACTGCGGATCAAGGCCGCGCTCGCCGACGATCTGCGCATCGAGCAGGATCTCGGCCGGTGGTTCCCCGTCTGGGGCGCGCCGGGTCTGTGA
- the htpX gene encoding zinc metalloprotease HtpX yields the protein MQSRFRSDRRLTVRMTVTLFLLGLLYVAFVAALIVLLKSWVLVVVVAAALLGAQYWFSDRIALYAMHGRIVEREEHPQLHGTVDRLCAVADMPKPLVAVSDLDMPNAFATGRNADHAVLCVTTGLLRRLEPDELEGVLAHELSHVAHKDVAVITVASFLGVIAGLIVRFAFYSQLFGGRGRKDQNTVAIFMAVLAVSAAVYAISFLLIRALSRYRELAADRSAALLTGRPSALASALTKVSGDIARIPTKDLRTAQAFNAFYFTPALGSGASLSKLFSTHPSLEQRLDQLGRISAELGEAATPDNAT from the coding sequence ATGCAGAGCCGGTTCCGGAGCGATCGACGGCTGACCGTGCGGATGACGGTCACGCTGTTCCTGCTCGGATTGCTGTACGTGGCCTTCGTCGCCGCGCTGATCGTGCTGCTGAAGTCCTGGGTCCTCGTCGTGGTCGTCGCCGCCGCGCTGCTCGGCGCCCAGTACTGGTTCTCGGACCGCATCGCCCTGTACGCGATGCACGGGCGGATCGTGGAGCGGGAGGAGCATCCGCAGCTGCACGGGACCGTGGACCGGCTGTGCGCCGTCGCCGACATGCCGAAGCCGCTCGTCGCCGTCTCCGACCTGGACATGCCGAACGCGTTCGCGACCGGCCGCAACGCCGACCACGCGGTGCTGTGCGTGACGACCGGGCTGCTGCGCCGGCTGGAGCCCGACGAGCTGGAGGGCGTCCTCGCGCACGAGCTGTCGCACGTGGCGCACAAGGACGTCGCCGTGATCACCGTGGCCTCCTTCCTCGGGGTGATCGCCGGGCTGATCGTCCGGTTCGCCTTCTACTCGCAGCTCTTCGGCGGCCGGGGGCGCAAGGACCAGAACACCGTGGCGATCTTCATGGCCGTGCTGGCCGTCTCCGCGGCCGTGTACGCGATCAGCTTCCTGCTCATCCGGGCCCTGTCCCGGTACCGCGAGCTGGCCGCCGACCGCTCCGCGGCCCTGCTCACCGGCCGGCCGTCGGCGCTCGCGTCCGCGCTGACCAAGGTCTCCGGGGACATCGCGCGCATCCCGACCAAGGACCTGCGGACGGCGCAGGCCTTCAACGCCTTCTACTTCACGCCCGCCCTGGGCTCCGGGGCGAGCCTCTCCAAGCTCTTCTCCACGCACCCGAGCCTTGAACAGCGGCTCGACCAACTGGGCCGCATCTCCGCCGAGTTGGGCGAGGCGGCGACTCCCGACAACGCCACCTGA
- the glnA gene encoding type I glutamate--ammonia ligase → MFQNADEAQKFIADEDVKFVDVRFCDLPGVMQHFTIPAEAFDPAEELAFDGSSIRGFQAIHESDMALRADLSTARVDPFRRDKTVNINFFIHDPITGEQYSRDPRNVAKKAEAYLTSTGIADTAFFGPEAEFYVFDSVRFDTKSNEAFYHIDSEAGAWNTGALEDNRGYKVRYKGGYFPTPPVDHFADLRAEISLELAKSGLQVERQHHEVGTAGQAEINYKFNTLLAAADDLQLFKYIVKNVAWRNGKTATFMPKPIFGDNGSGMHVHQSLWANGDPLFYDEAGYAGLSDTARYYIGGILKHAPSLLAFTNPTVNSYHRLVPGFEAPVNLVYSQRNRSAAMRIPITGSNPKAKRVEFRAPDSSGNPYLAFSALLLAGLDGIKNKVEPAEPIDKDLYELAPEEHAGVAQVPTSLPAVLDRLEADHEFLLAGDVFTSDLIETWIDYKRTNEIAPLQLRPHPHEFELYYDV, encoded by the coding sequence ATGTTCCAGAACGCCGACGAGGCCCAGAAGTTCATCGCGGACGAGGACGTCAAGTTCGTCGACGTACGGTTCTGCGACCTGCCGGGTGTGATGCAGCACTTCACGATCCCGGCCGAGGCCTTCGACCCGGCCGAGGAGCTCGCGTTCGACGGCTCCTCGATCCGCGGCTTCCAGGCCATCCACGAGTCCGACATGGCGCTCCGCGCCGACCTGTCCACCGCGCGCGTCGACCCCTTCCGCCGCGACAAGACGGTCAACATCAACTTCTTCATCCACGACCCGATCACGGGTGAGCAGTACTCCCGTGACCCGCGCAACGTGGCGAAGAAGGCCGAGGCGTACCTCACCTCGACCGGCATCGCCGACACCGCGTTCTTCGGCCCCGAGGCCGAGTTCTACGTCTTCGACAGCGTGCGCTTCGACACCAAGTCGAACGAGGCCTTCTACCACATCGACTCCGAGGCGGGCGCCTGGAACACCGGTGCGCTGGAGGACAACCGCGGTTACAAGGTCCGCTACAAGGGCGGCTACTTCCCCACCCCGCCGGTCGACCACTTCGCCGACCTGCGTGCGGAGATCTCCCTGGAGCTGGCCAAGTCCGGCCTCCAGGTCGAGCGCCAGCACCACGAGGTGGGCACGGCCGGCCAGGCCGAGATCAACTACAAGTTCAACACGCTGCTCGCCGCCGCCGACGACCTCCAGCTCTTCAAGTACATCGTGAAGAACGTCGCCTGGCGCAACGGCAAGACCGCGACCTTCATGCCGAAGCCGATCTTCGGCGACAACGGCTCGGGCATGCACGTGCACCAGTCGCTGTGGGCCAACGGCGACCCGCTGTTCTACGACGAGGCGGGCTACGCGGGCCTCTCGGACACCGCCCGCTACTACATCGGCGGCATCCTGAAGCACGCCCCCTCCCTGCTGGCCTTCACCAACCCGACGGTGAACTCGTACCACCGTCTGGTCCCCGGCTTCGAGGCCCCGGTCAACCTGGTCTACTCGCAGCGCAACCGCTCCGCGGCCATGCGCATCCCGATCACGGGCTCGAACCCGAAGGCCAAGCGCGTCGAGTTCCGTGCGCCCGACTCCTCCGGCAACCCGTACCTCGCCTTCTCGGCGCTGCTGCTCGCGGGCCTCGACGGCATCAAGAACAAGGTCGAGCCGGCCGAGCCGATCGACAAGGACCTCTACGAGCTGGCCCCCGAGGAGCACGCGGGTGTCGCCCAGGTCCCGACCTCGCTGCCGGCCGTCCTCGACCGTCTCGAGGCCGACCACGAGTTCCTGCTCGCGGGCGACGTCTTCACGTCCGACCTGATCGAGACGTGGATCGACTACAAGCGCACGAACGAGATCGCGCCGCTGCAGCTGCGTCCGCACCCGCACGAGTTCGAGCTGTACTACGACGTGTGA
- a CDS encoding RDD family protein, translating to MDNRQAIGSWLSGPRAAMEDSGAELGYRGEQLGLPEQGPGSIARPGRRLGALAVDWALCMLIAYGLLTDGYGQATGNWALLVFFALGVLTVGTVGFTPGKRLFGLRIVPEGGGRLNPLRALLRTALLCVAVPALIWDRDGRGLHDRLARTVEVRA from the coding sequence GTGGACAACAGGCAGGCAATCGGCTCGTGGCTCTCCGGACCCCGGGCGGCCATGGAGGACTCCGGAGCGGAGCTCGGTTACCGGGGGGAGCAGCTCGGTCTTCCGGAACAGGGACCCGGCTCCATCGCGCGTCCGGGCCGCCGGCTCGGCGCCCTCGCGGTCGACTGGGCGCTGTGCATGTTGATCGCATACGGGCTGCTCACCGACGGCTACGGGCAGGCGACCGGGAACTGGGCGCTGCTCGTCTTCTTCGCCCTCGGCGTCCTGACGGTGGGCACCGTGGGCTTCACGCCGGGCAAGCGGCTGTTCGGCCTGCGGATCGTGCCCGAGGGCGGCGGGCGGCTGAACCCGCTGCGCGCGCTGCTGCGCACCGCCCTCCTGTGCGTCGCCGTCCCCGCCCTGATCTGGGACCGGGACGGCCGGGGCCTGCACGACCGCCTGGCACGGACCGTCGAGGTCCGCGCCTAG
- a CDS encoding DUF4191 domain-containing protein, whose translation MARKEPAADAANPGRLKQIVLTYKMTRKADSKIGLVLAAVGIVTLGVFLAIGFLIGHPVYLGILGLLLAFLASAIVFGRRAERAAFGQMEGQPGAAAAVLDNIGRGWTTTPAVAMNRSQDVVHRAVGKAGIVLVAEGNPNRVKSLLAAEKKKMARIVADVPVHDVMVGTGEGQVGLKKLRTTMLKFPRVLTGPQVTATNDRLRAMGDLMSNMPLPKGPMPKGMRMPRGGPKTR comes from the coding sequence ATGGCGAGGAAGGAACCTGCAGCGGACGCTGCGAACCCCGGGCGACTCAAGCAGATCGTCCTGACCTACAAGATGACCCGCAAGGCCGATTCCAAGATCGGTCTTGTACTCGCGGCAGTCGGAATCGTCACCCTCGGTGTCTTCCTCGCGATCGGCTTCCTGATCGGCCACCCGGTCTATCTGGGCATTCTCGGCCTTCTGCTCGCCTTCCTCGCGTCGGCGATCGTCTTCGGACGCAGGGCGGAGCGGGCCGCGTTCGGACAGATGGAGGGCCAGCCCGGTGCCGCCGCGGCGGTACTGGACAACATCGGCCGGGGCTGGACGACCACCCCGGCAGTGGCGATGAACCGCAGCCAGGACGTCGTGCACCGCGCGGTCGGCAAGGCCGGCATCGTGCTGGTGGCCGAGGGCAACCCGAACCGGGTGAAGAGCCTGCTGGCGGCCGAGAAGAAGAAGATGGCGCGGATCGTCGCGGACGTGCCGGTGCACGACGTGATGGTGGGCACCGGCGAGGGCCAGGTCGGGCTCAAGAAGCTCCGCACGACCATGCTGAAGTTCCCGCGGGTGCTGACCGGCCCCCAGGTGACGGCCACCAACGACCGGCTGCGGGCGATGGGCGACCTGATGAGCAACATGCCGCTGCCGAAGGGCCCGATGCCCAAGGGCATGCGGATGCCGCGCGGCGGCCCGAAGACCCGCTGA
- a CDS encoding SCO2195 family GlnR-regulated protein gives MQAAPVRATAIPSFTDALRAVESLLMSSGQRTARRNAWTSVLEDRRRAKDRVEAQRVLESVATRP, from the coding sequence ATGCAGGCCGCGCCCGTACGCGCCACCGCGATCCCGTCGTTCACCGATGCACTCCGTGCCGTCGAGTCGCTGCTCATGAGCAGCGGCCAGCGCACCGCCCGCCGCAACGCCTGGACCTCCGTCCTGGAGGACCGCCGTCGCGCGAAGGACCGGGTCGAGGCGCAGCGCGTACTGGAGTCCGTGGCGACGCGTCCGTAG
- the lipA gene encoding lipoyl synthase — MSAVAPDGRKMLRLEVRNAQTPIERKPEWIKTRAKMGPEYTKMQSLVKSEGLHTVCQEAGCPNIYECWEDREATFLIGGDQCTRRCDFCQIDTGKPEALDRDEPRRVGESVVTMDLNYATITGVARDDLEDGGAWLYAETVRQIHAQTADRAEGRTKVELLAPDFNAEPAQLAEVFSSRPEVFAHNVETVPRIFKRIRPGFRYERSLKVITEARDYGLVTKSNLILGMGETREEVGEALRQLHEAGCELVTITQYLRPSVRHHPVERWVKPHEFVELKEEAEQIGFSGVMSGPLVRSSYRAGRLYRMAVEKRGAYVASQAV; from the coding sequence GTGTCCGCAGTCGCACCCGACGGACGCAAGATGCTGCGCCTGGAGGTCCGGAACGCCCAGACCCCCATCGAGCGCAAGCCCGAGTGGATCAAGACCCGGGCGAAAATGGGCCCCGAGTACACGAAGATGCAGAGCCTCGTGAAGAGCGAGGGGCTGCACACGGTCTGCCAGGAGGCGGGCTGCCCCAACATCTACGAATGCTGGGAGGACCGGGAGGCCACGTTCCTGATCGGTGGGGACCAGTGCACCCGGCGCTGCGACTTCTGCCAGATCGACACGGGCAAGCCGGAGGCCCTCGACCGTGACGAGCCCCGCCGCGTGGGCGAGTCCGTGGTCACCATGGACCTGAACTACGCCACCATCACCGGCGTCGCCCGCGACGACCTGGAGGACGGCGGCGCCTGGCTGTACGCGGAGACGGTCCGCCAGATCCACGCCCAGACCGCCGACCGCGCGGAGGGCCGCACCAAGGTCGAGCTGCTCGCCCCCGACTTCAACGCCGAGCCCGCCCAGCTCGCCGAGGTCTTCTCCTCGCGCCCGGAGGTCTTCGCGCACAACGTGGAGACGGTCCCCCGGATCTTCAAGCGCATCCGCCCCGGCTTCCGCTACGAGCGCTCGCTGAAGGTCATCACGGAGGCGCGGGACTACGGTCTGGTCACGAAGTCCAACCTGATCCTCGGCATGGGCGAGACCCGCGAGGAGGTCGGCGAGGCGCTGCGGCAGCTGCACGAGGCGGGCTGCGAGCTGGTGACCATCACCCAGTACCTGCGCCCCTCCGTGCGCCACCACCCCGTGGAGCGCTGGGTCAAGCCGCACGAGTTCGTGGAGCTCAAGGAGGAGGCCGAGCAGATCGGCTTCTCCGGCGTCATGTCGGGCCCCCTGGTCCGCTCCTCGTACCGCGCCGGCCGGCTGTACCGGATGGCCGTCGAGAAGCGCGGCGCCTACGTCGCCTCGCAGGCCGTCTGA
- the lipB gene encoding lipoyl(octanoyl) transferase LipB, translating to MSELRFVRMGFGAEAVDYQEAWDEQRRVHAARFLDEIPDTCLLLEHQPVYTAGRRTADDERPLDGTPVVDVDRGGKITWHGPGQLVGYPIQKLPRPVDVVAHLRRLEEAMIRVCAEFGVETSRVEGRAGVWVLGDPVGERPAGGLSLDFDPRLTDEEFDPRLNGPQYAPSNAGQRREDRKICALGIRVAKGVTMHGFALNVNPDTSSFDKIIPCGIRDAGVTSLAYELGRELTIGEVLPVVEKHLEDVLGNADLRPREVERASA from the coding sequence GTGAGTGAGCTGCGGTTCGTCCGCATGGGATTCGGTGCCGAGGCCGTGGACTACCAGGAGGCGTGGGACGAGCAACGCCGGGTGCACGCCGCCCGCTTCCTGGACGAGATCCCCGACACCTGTCTGCTCCTGGAGCACCAGCCCGTCTACACGGCGGGACGGCGGACGGCGGACGACGAACGCCCGCTCGACGGCACGCCCGTCGTCGACGTGGACCGCGGCGGGAAGATCACCTGGCACGGCCCCGGCCAGCTCGTGGGCTACCCCATCCAGAAGCTTCCGCGCCCCGTGGACGTGGTGGCGCACCTGCGCCGCCTGGAGGAGGCGATGATCCGGGTCTGCGCCGAGTTCGGCGTCGAGACCAGCCGGGTGGAGGGCCGCGCGGGCGTCTGGGTCCTCGGCGACCCGGTCGGCGAACGCCCCGCCGGCGGCCTCTCCCTCGACTTCGACCCGCGCCTCACCGACGAGGAGTTCGACCCACGGCTGAACGGACCGCAGTACGCGCCCTCCAACGCCGGCCAGCGCCGGGAGGACCGCAAGATCTGCGCCCTGGGCATCCGGGTCGCCAAGGGCGTCACCATGCACGGCTTCGCCCTGAACGTGAACCCCGACACCTCGTCCTTCGACAAGATCATCCCGTGCGGCATCCGGGACGCGGGCGTGACGTCGCTCGCGTACGAACTGGGCCGCGAGCTCACCATCGGCGAGGTGCTGCCCGTCGTGGAGAAGCACCTGGAGGACGTCCTCGGCAACGCGGACCTCAGGCCGCGCGAGGTGGAGCGGGCGTCCGCCTGA
- a CDS encoding regulator, with protein sequence MTERPAQRTPNRQLAALIAEAGFSNAGLARRVDQLGLEHGLDLRYDKTSVTRWLRGQQPRGTTPALIAEVFTRRLGRRLTAQDLGLDACAPVYAGLEFAATPEEAVDIVSGLWRKDSGSHAELRKIAFTPAGLVVPSRDWLIGRADDRVGRGDLAGARIPAQARPAAVPRFPAPAEAGEPPARRRNQTERGPGQRVTGGDIAALRSVGELFRALDHAYGGGHARQALVRYLEHEAEPMLRGVYGEQTGRRLFAAAADLTRLAGWTSYDIAAHGLAQRYFVQALRLSQAAGDRAYGSYVLVTMSRQAVYLGHGREAVQLARVAQQGVGSSAPPVVQAMLHSVEARGHGVLGEVRACTASLVRAERALETARPGDDAPHWARFFDEAQLADEFGHCHRDLQQYRAAAQHAERSLQLRAPGYARSRLFCRVVLATARLGLGELDQACQLGAEAAGQAAEMRSVRAVEYVREFERRLEPYRDAAPVRGYRDRVAALG encoded by the coding sequence ATGACGGAACGACCCGCGCAGCGCACGCCCAACCGCCAGCTCGCCGCGCTCATCGCAGAAGCGGGGTTCTCCAACGCAGGTCTCGCCCGTCGCGTGGACCAGCTCGGCCTCGAACACGGACTTGATCTCAGATACGACAAGACATCGGTGACCCGGTGGCTGCGCGGGCAGCAGCCCAGGGGCACGACTCCCGCGCTCATCGCCGAGGTGTTCACCCGCCGCCTCGGGCGACGGCTCACCGCGCAGGATCTCGGGCTCGACGCCTGCGCCCCCGTGTACGCGGGCCTGGAGTTCGCCGCGACCCCGGAGGAGGCCGTCGACATCGTCAGCGGGCTGTGGCGCAAGGACTCCGGCAGCCACGCCGAGCTGCGGAAGATCGCCTTCACCCCGGCGGGACTCGTGGTCCCCAGCCGGGACTGGCTGATCGGCCGGGCCGACGACCGGGTCGGCCGCGGCGACCTGGCCGGGGCGCGCATCCCCGCCCAGGCGCGCCCCGCCGCCGTCCCCCGGTTCCCGGCCCCCGCCGAGGCGGGGGAGCCCCCGGCCCGCCGGCGCAACCAGACCGAGCGCGGCCCCGGTCAGCGGGTCACCGGCGGCGACATCGCGGCGCTCCGTTCGGTCGGCGAGCTCTTCCGCGCCCTCGACCACGCGTACGGCGGCGGACACGCCCGGCAGGCGCTGGTCCGCTACCTGGAGCACGAGGCGGAGCCGATGCTGCGCGGCGTCTACGGGGAGCAGACCGGACGGCGCCTGTTCGCGGCCGCGGCCGACCTCACCCGGCTGGCCGGCTGGACCTCGTACGACATCGCCGCGCACGGGCTCGCGCAGCGCTACTTCGTGCAGGCGCTGCGGCTGTCGCAGGCGGCCGGGGACCGGGCGTACGGCTCCTACGTGCTGGTGACCATGAGCCGGCAGGCGGTCTACCTCGGCCACGGGCGCGAGGCCGTCCAGCTCGCCCGGGTCGCCCAGCAGGGCGTGGGCTCGTCCGCGCCGCCCGTCGTCCAGGCGATGCTGCACTCCGTCGAGGCGCGCGGGCACGGGGTGCTCGGCGAGGTGAGGGCCTGCACGGCGTCGCTGGTGCGCGCCGAGCGGGCGCTGGAGACCGCCCGGCCCGGGGACGACGCGCCGCACTGGGCGCGCTTCTTCGACGAGGCGCAGCTCGCCGACGAGTTCGGGCACTGCCACCGGGATCTGCAGCAGTACCGGGCCGCGGCGCAGCACGCCGAGCGCTCGCTCCAGCTGCGGGCGCCCGGCTACGCGCGCAGCCGGCTCTTCTGCCGGGTGGTGCTCGCCACCGCGCGGCTCGGGCTCGGGGAGCTCGACCAGGCCTGCCAGCTGGGCGCGGAGGCGGCGGGACAGGCGGCGGAGATGCGGTCGGTACGGGCCGTGGAGTACGTACGGGAGTTCGAGCGCCGGCTCGAACCGTACCGGGACGCGGCACCCGTGCGCGGCTACCGGGACCGGGTGGCCGCGCTCGGGTGA